The Paenibacillus sp. FSL W8-0426 region CAATGAATTCCCCACCGCTACGGTTTGGATCGAAGAAGACTGGTTCTACACATTGGCTGATCTGAACAAACTTAGGGATAATGATGTGGATCATTGGTGTTATGTTAATCCAAGGGATTGGTGAACAAGAGTGTTTCTGTATATTCTTGAAGATCGCAGGAGGGATGCATGGAATACTCTTTGAAGATAAATGGAGAGAAAGTTGACGTTGTACGTTTGAAAGTTTATTTGGAAAAGCAGCAGCTTGAATTTTGTGATTCTGTGAAATATATCGATTCAAAGGTTGTTGAAGAAATCATCTTAGACATCGGCTTGAGCATAAGCATTTTTGCGAATATTTTACCGACGAATCATCCTGGCTATGCTTATGAAACGATGTTTCTGGAAGAGGACTTTGAGTATCAAGAGACAGTATCTTTTGATCTGAATCCGTCAGGAGATTACGAGACAGCTTATAGGACCATGTATAAAATTTGTTTTGCGATCCTTGAAATGTTCGAAGCACAAGGCATTTTGCATCATGTATCTGGTGATGAGATATTTCTCCATAAAGATGGTCAGTTTCTATTTAACGAGGTGTATATGAAGTGGTTGAACGAGAATTATCGCGGTCTTCTACGGGACCGCCAATCCAACATTCACATCCATTTGCCTTCAAACAAAGAACTGGAAAAGGCGCTTGACGAAGATACCATTACTAATGAAGTTTTGGCCCTTTGCATGCAGAATTACAGTTATAGAATCGTGGTTATGGCCATGTTCAAAGCGATCGAAAGAAATTATTGTGACCAGGGGATCATTGAAAGATTATCTGAACTAAGCGTACGTTTGGAAGATCATAAATTTATCGGACCTTGGCAAATAGGGCATGTGGCTTTAGCGACATTAGCGTTGTTGGATAACCAACATGCCAACGATAAATTCAACGAACTTCATGGAAGATTGAATGAGCAAGATCGTTTTTTAGTCCAACATTTCATTGATTCTGAAGTGTACAAAGATTAAGCGGGCAGATCGTCAGACCCGGAGGGAGCCATGTCATGTCTCGATCCAATATCGTCATTTATACGGAGGAAGAGCTAAGTATTGAAAAATGGCGCGGCGTGTTGTCCAAGTTCAATGCTGTAGATCAACAATCGAACTGGGGGATGGAACGCGCGGGCAGTTGGATTTGGGTGAACCACTACGTTCTTGAACACAATGAAGAAATCAGGGACATCTGGCTGGACATTTCTCGGGATGCCTTGGCAGATTCAAAGAAGCGTGAAATGCAAACAGCTATATTTGTACAACCAAGCAGAGATCGAAATGCAGTGTTCTTTGCCTTATCTTTTTGTAAAGAGATATACGCTATTCTTGATAAAAGGAAAGAGGTATGCATGTTCCATGCCGAAAGCGGATTATTCTGTAATGATCAAATTGAAAATCTGACATTCTTGAATACCTCGCAATTCTATGATAAAAGGCAAACCAACAGTGAGACTATCCATTGCATGCTTCAATGTTTAACTGAAGAATTCAAGGCTGGAATCGAGTGTATTGTCGAAGATGGAGGTTGGGACGGGGAAGAGGTGCAGTATGCCGATTTGTTTCAAAACCTTTTGACAATGAGAGCTGAATTGGAGAAGGAACAGAATGCAGGGATTGTGCCTACCATCAACGAAGAATTGAAAAATGTGGACAAGCTGATCTTGGAGCTAATGAGATTGGATCAAGCTAAGTTGTTGGGTGATTGCACATAACACTTCTGAAAGCTCTTGAGGGGATTACTAGTCCGAGGTGAAAAAGATGTACCTGGATCAAGCCATTCTCAGATTGAATAATATAAACTGGAGTTTAGTTGGTACAGTGTCTAATATAGAAGATGCGGACGTAGGCTATGAATTTATGAGACGGCTAGCTAGCTTTTTTAAAGAGACACAACTTGCCCCTAAACCGCCAGGTCTCGCCAATGTAGCTAACTTACTTGGTGATTCCGAAGGAGAAATGGAGATAGCAGCACTTTGCAATTCAGATGTTATTCAATTTTTGTCCGAAGATAACAGCATACAAAGAATGATGCAATATTACCTGCAATTGGCAAGGTACGCAGACAAAAATCCTGATGTACATCGATATATAAGCATATATGACCCTTTAATTACTCTTTTGGAAAGGGGAGGCGTCTTTAGTATTACACTACGTGAACTAGTGATCAAAAACGGTGGGACATATCCTTTAAATGGATGGTACGAACGATTTTTTGATAAAGCTCCACTGGATGGTTTGAACAAAAAAGGGCAATGACCCGAATTGTCGCAAAACAGAAGCGATGTACCGCAAGCGTAATGAAAGCAAGGCAGGGTGGGGACAGACAATTTGTTTTTTTAAAAGTAAGGTCCTTCATCGTCAAGTTCTGGAGACTGCCACCAGTAAAAATCACGATACACTAAATCCGTTGTCAAATATAACAACATGGAGTGATCACTCTTATCATTAATGGTCAGTTCATATTGAGAAACTCCAATATCATCAGAATCATTAAGCGCTGTGATCCATTGCTCCATTTTAGGAACCAGACTATTCACCTCTGAGATTTTCGCTGCGAGCACGATCGAGGCCATTTTTCCACCCAGAACGTTATCCTTAACTTCTGTCGATTCCACAATCACACCGTTTGCCTTCGATTCACCATATATAGCGTTCTGGACTGATTCAGAATCGAGCGTTCCTGCAATTTTAGATGAGAAATCGGGTATTCGAGTAATGTCATTAGAAACACCGTTGTAAATCGATTGACCATTTTTTCCTGTGATCGTGAGATCAACATTTTTGATTTGTGAGGTTCCATTGGCCCCACTTCTTACTTCATTCCGAATGGTTCGGATGGCTTTAATATCGTCTATGGTTGCTTTTTCTGAGGTAGATGCTGATTTTATTTCCAACTTTAAATAGCTTTCTTGAGTGGTGATTTTAGAAATAGCCACCCCTTCCTTAACAAGTTGAGCTTGGATTAATGGGGCAGGACTTTCAGCAGAAATGGAGTTCATGTAAAACGCGCCACTTAGGGCGATAACGGCCGCTGCGACAAGAAACCATTTTTTATTTCTCATGTTTATTACCCACCTTATGAAAGATTAACGGCCAACAGCCCCGGTGATATGCATGACTGATCTTGCTGATCGCTCATAAATCTAAACGGTCCCATCTGTGCATTTGTTACATAATTAGCGAGTGAGATCCACAGTGTTTTCGAAGATTTTTTCGGAAAAGGGTTCAGAATGTCTAGTTATCGCAGTTGTTAGCAACCAATCAATGGTTGGTGGGACGATTTCGAAAATATGCCACCAGGATTAAAGGATATCGAATTGGATGAATGGATTACGGATGAGAGCCGTAAAGAAGTTTTTATAAGCATATTAGACGACGTAGAAAACGAGGGAGAAGAAACGCTGAAACCTGTTGCAGTTATAGTGATGTTCCGTTTTAATGATAATTATGATAGGCAAATTTGTTTCAGAATTGCTAATGAACCATACTCGTATAAACCTAATTATTTTACGGACCTATTCCGGATAAAAATTAAACAATTCTTTGATAATTTGGTGAACAACAAAGATTTTTTTATTCAATTTTTAGTGTAAAGCCTAATAGAAGTGAGGAAATGGCTGAGCAGGTTTTAGTCTAGGGTTTTGTTTGTATACAAACACTTGTTCTGGTTATATAATGAGGTTACAACTATTTCCATCTTGCTGATAAACGATATAAATTCCTCTTTTAATGGTTTGATGAAAGTGAGTTCGAATAGAATATTGCTAACGAGTTATAAAACGAGGTTGAGCCGAAATATCAAGATTTTGGTTAGGTTCCTAGTCAAGTGGTTATAGTTTTGATGTTTTTAATCTCAATATAGAAGATAAATACCTTAGATTAATGCAAATTGGATCTGTTCACGAGATGTCCTTAGTAAAGTTAAGTTTATTAGGGAAGAGGTTAATTGATCGATTCATGATTAACGATTCACTTAGGTAATAGGAGGTTAACACTGATGAGAATCTACTTTTTTTAGTTGAAGTGGAATGAAAGAAGCCACATAATTTGATTTCTGCACCTTATATATTGTTAAGGCGATCTACAGAAGCAAAAACCCGGCTCGAAGGAATAATCCAACTTAGCCGAGTCTATAATCATAGAGTATTGAGCATAAAGAAGATATTGAATAAAGAATAATAAGGAGTACAATCCTAATACAATTGAGGTGGGGAAATGAAAACGATATTATTTGTTTGCCCTAAATGTACTGAATGTAATACCTTTAATGTTGAGAATAATGTATATAGTTTGGATGATTTGAATAATAATTGGTTTATTTGCAAAAGATGTTTTCTTATAAGTAAGATTGATGAATGGAGATCGGTTAATAAGGCTATAGCTCGACTTAGAATTAACTTTGAAACTCGTAAGTAATAATTTGGAGCAAATCTTCAAAATTGGCCCTATGCTTTTTTATATCTCTTCGTATAGTGGTGCAAAATTCATCATTAATTATTATATTTTCACCTGTTAGTTCACTTTTGATAATTTTAGTTCCCTCATTAATAGTTTCTGTGGCATGTGCTAAAATATTCCGTTTTTTTATAATATCATTGTTGTAAGTATCAAGAGTTTGTTTATAGCCGACATATCTCTCGTCCTTTGCTTTTTGTTTTAATAGGCGTTGTATTGCACACATTCTGTCATATGAAGTGAGTTCCTCTAAGAATGAAGTAATTGGTTCCTTCTCCATATTCCTCAAATCATTGAGTTTTTGTGAGCGGTTCTCTAGGGTTTTTGTAATTAGTGTTTGAATATTTTTTTGGGAAGAAGACTCGTCAAAACTTAATAATAGATGCTTTATTACCTCAATCATTAGTGAATCCAATTCACTCGTTTCAGCCATCAACAATCCTCTCATGGCATTAACATCTTGAAATTTTCTGATAGTTAAATTTATCAAATCTTTAACCTTAGGAATTAAATTTTCTATACCAACCGAAACAGAAACACGTTCTATCCATTTTTCTTGCTGCATTATGTTGTTTATCTCATGTTGGTTTCCTGAATAAAACAAAACCTCTGTATAAATTTGGTTTCCGCGAATTCGATCAATTAGAATTTTCCCAGTTTCATATTCTCCTAAGTTAAGATCAGTTAGTATAAGATCATATTCTTCTTGTATTAATTCATCCAAAAATTGTCCATTTTTTTCATGAACTACAGATGGGGCAAAACCAAGTGACTTCAAATAAGATTCAACATTTTCTTGATAATCTTCAATTAAATCATAATCATCCTCAAACCATAAAATTTTATAACCTATTTTCATTTCTTAACCCCCAGTATGAACTCAGCGCCATTCTCTATACTATTATTAATTCTTACTGATCCACCTATTTTTTTAAAAATTTCTTTTACATGGTACAAACCTAATCCGGATCCATCAGTAGTTGTAAAGCCAAAATCAAATATCTTGTCCATAATATTGTTAGGTATACCTTTACCATCATCTTTAAAATGTATTTCTAAATTGTTTTCATTCAGTTTTTCCCAGGTTACTGTTATGTTCTTAGCATTTGCTTTGAAAGAATTATTTAAGAGATTATCAATTGCAATAATAATCTCTAAGGGGCGAAAATCAAATTCAAATTTAATATCATTATGTTGAACTATGTTTACTTTTAATTGCTGATTGTTAATTTTTAAATCTTTATATTCTTCATAGACGTTTTTTAAGTATTCATTAATAAATTGGACTAAATCTTTTTTTATTGTTCTAGAAGTGAGGTTGAAATTGGCTTTTGTCACGAATTTTGAGATTGTAGAAATTTTACTGTTTTCTATGCTTATTATATTTATATGTCTAAACAATTGTTCTTTTGGTGCTCCTTCTATTATTTTTTGTTTTAAAGTATCAATGTTTTTGTTTATTCTGACTGTAGAATGATTAATTTGATGTTGTAGGCTTATTAATTCTTTTGTATCCGTGTTAACTGTAGATTTCAAAAATAGATTCTGACTAATTGTACTTTCAAGTTCTTTTCTTGTTTTGTCTAATTCAAATTCTTGTCTATCGATTTGTAAATTGATTTCTTTACGTTCAGTATTCAATTTCTCAAATTGCTTTTCAATAAGTTTTGCTTGTTTTTGTAAATCTTTGTCGTTTGAGATAAGAGCTTGTTGATTAAGTTCCTGTATAACTTTAGTTGCGCTATTATTTTGACTTTCTTCGAGTAACTCTAAAAAATTGGGATTATAATCAACTTCGACAAAATTATCCGAACGGGAAAGCTGCTTGATAGTATCAAGAATTTCATTTTTTACATCTTCTGGGTTTAACGCAGGTTGATAGTCTACATCTTCTTTTCTAGCTTTAAAAGGTTCTCCCCAACGAATTATATCAACAACATATTTTTCTAGTCTCCGTAAAGTTCTTTCAATAAAAAAATCAACTAAGTTATCATAACTTGTATTTTTTACAAGTCCTCCATCTCTACTAGTAGTTTCCTTGAAATCTGGATTATCTCCAAAGATTTCAATTCTACCAATCAGGTCTCTGGTTCCTAAGTAACGGGCATATCCTTGTGCTTTTCTTCTATCTAACTTTAGAGGATCCTCTCCTTCTTCGCCAAAAGGATAGATTCGAAATCCATTTTTATACAAGAAGACAGAGCCATAACTTACTGAATCGATCCCCATAGCTCTCTTAAAGTTTACTTTTGCTGATCTATTTAAGAAAAATAATTTTGATTTTATATGCGAGATGCCATA contains the following coding sequences:
- a CDS encoding ATP-binding protein, with the translated sequence MSMRSFKISSGLKSLIGKELITDEYIAIFELVKNSFDAKAKNVRIIFQGIYTSFSKIIIVDDGKGMDINDIDNKWLFVAYSAKSDGSEDIDEAINDDYRSKLENKRFFAGAKGVGRFSCDRLGSLLNMTTIKNKPNAKIENIKVDWEKFETDPKKEFIDVRVQHANLDTSEYDISHGTILEISNLRDTWNRSKILNLKKSLEKLINPNQQNTDDFKIEIIVPEELLNDNLKMQERDRVNGPVKNIIFETLDLKSTSIETEISEDGRYISTTLRDRGEYIYKIIEKNSYGISHIKSKLFFLNRSAKVNFKRAMGIDSVSYGSVFLYKNGFRIYPFGEEGEDPLKLDRRKAQGYARYLGTRDLIGRIEIFGDNPDFKETTSRDGGLVKNTSYDNLVDFFIERTLRRLEKYVVDIIRWGEPFKARKEDVDYQPALNPEDVKNEILDTIKQLSRSDNFVEVDYNPNFLELLEESQNNSATKVIQELNQQALISNDKDLQKQAKLIEKQFEKLNTERKEINLQIDRQEFELDKTRKELESTISQNLFLKSTVNTDTKELISLQHQINHSTVRINKNIDTLKQKIIEGAPKEQLFRHINIISIENSKISTISKFVTKANFNLTSRTIKKDLVQFINEYLKNVYEEYKDLKINNQQLKVNIVQHNDIKFEFDFRPLEIIIAIDNLLNNSFKANAKNITVTWEKLNENNLEIHFKDDGKGIPNNIMDKIFDFGFTTTDGSGLGLYHVKEIFKKIGGSVRINNSIENGAEFILGVKK